The proteins below come from a single Bactrocera dorsalis isolate Fly_Bdor chromosome 5, ASM2337382v1, whole genome shotgun sequence genomic window:
- the LOC105224267 gene encoding odorant receptor 63a isoform X2: MVENTYTTALQTTTGLIKMAYMLFTQHRFHKLLRKAETHELLQRIEIFQTGMPIKATLKKDINAIMEINWKQTWRQLLFSLGSCICIMSNYFFSAFFKNLYNHLQGTPNYVYILPFPGYPMFLHKGMSSPYYAMDMFFGACSIMVAGMSAISFQGSFMVLCKHSCGLVQVLCLLLERSTSNLVPKPQRMEYLRYCIVQHQRTLEFISEVNQLFRHICLSQFLHGLAIYGFVLFEMNFGLKSNKITFIRMLMYLCAATSCDCMHYVNGQFLANELEKVPLACYSCEWYHETDAFKKTLKMIIMRSNKEFYFQISWFTVMSLATLMGIFKASGSYFILLRDIDEP; encoded by the exons ATGGTGGAAAAT ACTTATACCACAGCGCTGCAAACGACGACCGGCCTAATTAAAATGGCTTACATGCTGTTCACTCAGCATAGATTTCATAAGCTGCTGCGGAAAGCTGAAACACATGAACTACTTCAGAGAATCGAAATCTTTCAAACAG GTATGCCAATCAAAGCCACTCTGAAGAAGGATATTAATGCAATTATGGAAATCAATTGGAAACAGACGTGGAGACAACTTCTATTCTCTTTAGGATCCTGCATCTGCATTATGTCCAACTATTTCTTTTCTGCATTCTTCAAAAACTTATACAATCATTTGCAAGGGACaccaaattatgtatatattctgc CTTTCCCTGGCTATCCGATGTTTCTGCACAAGGGGATGTCCTCTCCGTATTACGCAATGGACATGTTTTTCGGTGCTTGCTCGATCATGGTCGCCGGCATGA GTGCCATTAGCTTCCAGGGTTCCTTCATGGTGCTTTGTAAGCATTCCTGTGGATTGGTCCAGGTGTTATGTCTACTGTTGGAGAGATCCACCTCAAATCTGGTTCCAAAACCGCAACGTATGGAATATTTGCGATACTGCATAGTGCAACATCAACGCACTCTTGA GTTTATCAGCGAGGTCAATCAGCTTTTTAGACACATTTGTCTCTCCCAATTTCTTCATGGTCTGGCAATTTATGGCTTTGTGCTCTTCGAGATGAACTTCGGCTTG aaatcaaataaaattacttttattcgCATGTTAATGTATTTATGTGCCGCTACATCATGTGATTGCATGCACTACGTCAACGGACAGTTCCTGGCCAATGAG CTGGAAAAGGTTCCGTTAGCTTGTTATAGCTGTGAGTGGTACCACGAAACAGATGCCTTCAAGAAGACATTGAAAATGATCATCATGCGCTCAAATAAAGAATTCTATTTCCAAATATCCTGGTTCACAGTAATGTCCTTGGCTACATTGATGGGT ATATTCAAAGCGAGCGGATCATATTTTATACTACTTCGAGATATTGACGAACCCTAA
- the LOC105227427 gene encoding odorant receptor 63a, whose translation MSNYFFYAFFKNLYNHLQSTPNYVYILPFTGYPMFLHKGMASPYYAMDMFFGACSLFVAGMSSISFQGSFMVLCKHCCGLVQVLCLLLERSTSTLVPKPQRVEYLRYCIVQHQRTLEFIDEVNQLFRHICLSQFLHSLAIYGFVLFEMNFGLESNKITFIRMLMYLCAATTGDCMHYVNGQFLANELEKVPLACYNCEWYHETDAFKKTLRMIIMRSNKKFCFQISWFTVMSLATLMGIFKASGSYFVLLRDIDET comes from the exons ATGTCTAACTATTTCTTCTATGCATTCTTCAAAAACTTATACAATCATTTGCAAAGCACGccaaattatgtatatattctgc CTTTCACCGGCTATCCGATGTTTCTACACAAAGGAATGGCCTCTCCGTATTACGCAATGGACATGTTTTTCGGTGCTTGCTCGCTATTTGTCGCCGGCATGA GTTCCATTAGCTTCCAGGGTTCCTTCATGGTGCTTTGTAAGCATTGCTGTGGATTGGTCCAAGTATTATGTCTACTGTTGGAGAGATCCACGTCAACTCTGGTTCCAAAACCGCAACGTGTGGAATATTTACGCTACTGTATAGTGCAACATCAACGCACTCTTGA gtTTATCGACGAGGTCAATCAGCTTTTCAGACACATTTGTCTTTCCCAGTTTCTTCATAGTCTGGCAATTTACGGCTTTGTACTCTTCGAGATGAACTTCGGCTTG gaatcaaataaaattacttttattcgCATGTTAATGTATTTGTGCGCCGCTACAACAGGTGATTGCATGCACTACGTCAACGGACAGTTCCTGGCCAACGAG CTGGAAAAGGTTCCGTTAGCTTGTTATAACTGTGAGTGGTACCACGAAACAGATGCCTTTAAGAAGACATTGAGAATGATCATTATgcgctcaaataaaaaattctgtttcCAAATATCCTGGTTCACAGTAATGTCCTTGGCTACATTGATGGGT ATATTCAAAGCGAGCGGATCATATTTTGTACTACTTCGAGATATTGATGAAACTTGA
- the LOC105224267 gene encoding odorant receptor 63a isoform X1 — translation MYSVTEIKELRVRNHWRIRELKRVSFMIGINLNARTKYKKWWKIINILIIIASCIALYPHWLMIKQAQDDIPLIAETYTTALQTTTGLIKMAYMLFTQHRFHKLLRKAETHELLQRIEIFQTGMPIKATLKKDINAIMEINWKQTWRQLLFSLGSCICIMSNYFFSAFFKNLYNHLQGTPNYVYILPFPGYPMFLHKGMSSPYYAMDMFFGACSIMVAGMSAISFQGSFMVLCKHSCGLVQVLCLLLERSTSNLVPKPQRMEYLRYCIVQHQRTLEFISEVNQLFRHICLSQFLHGLAIYGFVLFEMNFGLKSNKITFIRMLMYLCAATSCDCMHYVNGQFLANELEKVPLACYSCEWYHETDAFKKTLKMIIMRSNKEFYFQISWFTVMSLATLMGIFKASGSYFILLRDIDEP, via the exons ATGTACAGTGTAACTGAAATAAAGGAGTTGAGAGTTCGCAATCATTGGCGAATAAGAGAATTAAAGAGAGTATCATTTATGATCGGTATCAACCTGAATGCTCGAACGAAGTATAAAAAATGGTGGAAAAT cATCAATATTCTGATCATAATTGCAAGCTGTATTGCTTTATATCCGCACTGGTTAATGATAAAACAAGCACAAGACGATATTCCTTTGATAGCTGAG ACTTATACCACAGCGCTGCAAACGACGACCGGCCTAATTAAAATGGCTTACATGCTGTTCACTCAGCATAGATTTCATAAGCTGCTGCGGAAAGCTGAAACACATGAACTACTTCAGAGAATCGAAATCTTTCAAACAG GTATGCCAATCAAAGCCACTCTGAAGAAGGATATTAATGCAATTATGGAAATCAATTGGAAACAGACGTGGAGACAACTTCTATTCTCTTTAGGATCCTGCATCTGCATTATGTCCAACTATTTCTTTTCTGCATTCTTCAAAAACTTATACAATCATTTGCAAGGGACaccaaattatgtatatattctgc CTTTCCCTGGCTATCCGATGTTTCTGCACAAGGGGATGTCCTCTCCGTATTACGCAATGGACATGTTTTTCGGTGCTTGCTCGATCATGGTCGCCGGCATGA GTGCCATTAGCTTCCAGGGTTCCTTCATGGTGCTTTGTAAGCATTCCTGTGGATTGGTCCAGGTGTTATGTCTACTGTTGGAGAGATCCACCTCAAATCTGGTTCCAAAACCGCAACGTATGGAATATTTGCGATACTGCATAGTGCAACATCAACGCACTCTTGA GTTTATCAGCGAGGTCAATCAGCTTTTTAGACACATTTGTCTCTCCCAATTTCTTCATGGTCTGGCAATTTATGGCTTTGTGCTCTTCGAGATGAACTTCGGCTTG aaatcaaataaaattacttttattcgCATGTTAATGTATTTATGTGCCGCTACATCATGTGATTGCATGCACTACGTCAACGGACAGTTCCTGGCCAATGAG CTGGAAAAGGTTCCGTTAGCTTGTTATAGCTGTGAGTGGTACCACGAAACAGATGCCTTCAAGAAGACATTGAAAATGATCATCATGCGCTCAAATAAAGAATTCTATTTCCAAATATCCTGGTTCACAGTAATGTCCTTGGCTACATTGATGGGT ATATTCAAAGCGAGCGGATCATATTTTATACTACTTCGAGATATTGACGAACCCTAA